GTGTCCTTGTTGCCACCGACAACGGTGCGGCCCTTGCCACGACCGGTCGCCGCGCGGCCACCGGTACGACGGCCACCCTTGGTGTACGGCTCAAGAAGACCACGGAGCTTGTCCGCGTTGGTCGTGGTGAGGTCGATCTCGTACGTCTTGCCGTCAAGAGCGAACGTCACTGTCTCGTCCGCCTCGCCACCGTCGAGGTCATCGACAAGAAGGACCTGAACCTTCTGTGCCACTGGATTTCCTTTCATCGAAAATGTAGTACGCGGAAAGGAAACCGCTTTTCCCCGGAAAACACAAACCCCTGGGAGAGGTTCAGGAGTGCAAGAACGCGGGAAACATGCGCGATTCGGACATAGGGCTCCGGCGGCTTCTGCCGATCACAGGTGCAGAAGCATCCGGCTGTTGCCCAAGGTGTTCGGCTTCACTCGTTCGAGACCGAGGAACTCCGCGACACCCTCGTCATAGGAACGCAGCAGCTCACTGTAGACATCGGTGTCGACCGGTGTCTCTCCGATCTCGACGAAGCCGTGCTTCGCGAAGAAGTCCACTTCGAAGGTGAGACAGAAAACCCGTCGTACCCCCAGCCAGCGCGCGGTCTGCAAGAGCTTGTCCAGTACTCGGTGCCCCACTCCCGCGCCCTTGATGCTGTGATCGACGGCAAGAGTGCGCACTTCGGCGAGGTCTTCCCACATCACATGGAGTGCGCCGCAGCCGATGACGCGGGCGTCCTCGTCGCGTTCCGCGACCCAGAACTCCTGGATGTCCTCGTAAAGCGTCACCGTTGCTTTGTCGAGCAGGATGCCCTCGGAGACGTACCCGTCAAGGAGGGCGCGGACCGATGTCACATCGGTGGTCCTGGCGCGGCGGACGGTGATGGCGGGGCTATTTACCGACGGGTCGGTATGAAACTCGGTATCCGGCTGGGTTTGCGGCAGCTCTGAGGACATGCCCAGACGCTATCGCCCGGTCTCCGGCTCCGCGTCATCGGCCGGGGTTGTCTCACCGGCCGGACTTGCGGGCGGTTCGGGGAAGGTGGGCAGAACCATACGCATGGCGTCCTGGAGAGCCTCGCGCTGTTCGGCCGACATCATGCCGAAGAAGGCGACAAGAGCGGCGGCGGGGTTGTCACTGCGGGACCAGGCTTCGTTCATCAGTGCGGCCGAGTACGCGGCACGGGTCGAGACCGCCGTATATCGATATGCGCGGCCGTCTACTTCCCTGCGTACCCAGCCCTTCTGATGGAGATTGTCCATTACCGTCATGACGGTCGTGTACGCGATGGACCGTTCCTGCTGAAGGTCCTCAAGAACTTCCCGCACGGTGACCGGACGGTTCCATTGCCAGACCCGTGTCATCACGGCGTCTTCCAGCTCTCCCAATTGGCGAGGCACAGCGTCACCTTAGTGCTAGATGTCTGGAATGGACTGTTATTTACACAGCAAAAGGGCGTACAGCTCGTCACTCACGAGCCG
The Streptomyces sp. NBC_00234 DNA segment above includes these coding regions:
- a CDS encoding histone-like nucleoid-structuring protein Lsr2, whose product is MAQKVQVLLVDDLDGGEADETVTFALDGKTYEIDLTTTNADKLRGLLEPYTKGGRRTGGRAATGRGKGRTVVGGNKDTAEIRKWARENGHNVNDRGRVPAEIREAYEKANG
- a CDS encoding amino-acid N-acetyltransferase, coding for MSSELPQTQPDTEFHTDPSVNSPAITVRRARTTDVTSVRALLDGYVSEGILLDKATVTLYEDIQEFWVAERDEDARVIGCGALHVMWEDLAEVRTLAVDHSIKGAGVGHRVLDKLLQTARWLGVRRVFCLTFEVDFFAKHGFVEIGETPVDTDVYSELLRSYDEGVAEFLGLERVKPNTLGNSRMLLHL
- a CDS encoding BlaI/MecI/CopY family transcriptional regulator; this translates as MPRQLGELEDAVMTRVWQWNRPVTVREVLEDLQQERSIAYTTVMTVMDNLHQKGWVRREVDGRAYRYTAVSTRAAYSAALMNEAWSRSDNPAAALVAFFGMMSAEQREALQDAMRMVLPTFPEPPASPAGETTPADDAEPETGR